The following are encoded together in the Gordonia insulae genome:
- a CDS encoding mannitol dehydrogenase family protein, whose amino-acid sequence MTETVELTQSTLPEIDGAATPDYDRTRIVTGIVHFGVGGFHRAHQAMYLDRLLATGDDGAFEWGICGVGVRPPDAAMRDALVPQDGLFTLTLKDPEGGVETGVIGSITDYLFAPDDPERVIEKLAAPDTRIVSLTVTEGGYNFSPATGEFDTENPQIVADLADGAVPVTVFGLVVEALRRRRARGIPSFTVMSCDNIQGNGEMAESTFLAFARLKDPELADWMAEHTRFPNSMVDRITPATPADLRAEVLTRTGIDDRWPVVAEPFTQWVLEDRFTMGRPRLEDVGVQIVDDVTPYELMKLRLLNASHQALCYFGYLMGYRYVHDATADPLIATLLRRYMNDEGRPTLRPVRGVDLDDYTETLIQRFSNPAIADTIARLCQDSSDRIPKWLVPVIRERLTDGGDVTLAAAVVASWTRYAEGVDEDGDEISVVDPLADRLIPLARESRAESLAFVSDTTLFGDLAEDAGFTKPYLAALESLRRDGARATLEELLG is encoded by the coding sequence GTGACCGAGACCGTTGAACTGACGCAATCGACGCTGCCGGAGATCGACGGAGCCGCGACGCCCGACTACGACCGAACCCGGATAGTCACCGGCATCGTGCATTTCGGTGTCGGCGGATTCCATCGAGCGCACCAGGCGATGTATCTCGATCGGCTCCTCGCCACCGGCGACGACGGCGCGTTCGAGTGGGGCATCTGCGGCGTCGGTGTGCGACCGCCCGATGCGGCCATGCGCGACGCCCTGGTCCCGCAGGACGGCCTGTTCACGCTCACCCTCAAGGACCCCGAGGGAGGGGTCGAGACCGGAGTGATCGGTTCCATCACCGACTACCTGTTCGCGCCAGATGATCCCGAGCGCGTGATCGAGAAACTGGCCGCGCCGGACACCCGAATCGTCTCGCTGACGGTGACCGAGGGTGGCTACAACTTCTCACCGGCGACCGGAGAGTTCGATACGGAGAATCCGCAGATCGTTGCCGATCTCGCCGATGGTGCGGTGCCGGTCACCGTGTTCGGTCTGGTCGTGGAGGCGCTCCGCCGGCGCCGGGCGCGCGGTATCCCGTCGTTCACCGTGATGTCCTGCGACAACATCCAGGGCAACGGCGAGATGGCGGAATCGACGTTCCTCGCGTTCGCGCGACTCAAGGATCCCGAACTGGCGGACTGGATGGCCGAACACACCCGGTTCCCCAACTCGATGGTCGACCGGATCACTCCGGCGACCCCGGCCGATCTGCGGGCGGAGGTCCTGACGCGAACCGGGATCGACGATCGCTGGCCGGTGGTCGCCGAGCCGTTCACCCAATGGGTCCTCGAGGATCGTTTCACGATGGGCCGCCCTCGACTGGAGGACGTCGGCGTCCAGATCGTCGACGACGTCACGCCCTACGAGTTGATGAAACTGCGGCTGCTCAACGCAAGTCATCAGGCCCTCTGCTACTTCGGGTACCTCATGGGATATCGCTATGTCCACGACGCCACCGCGGACCCGCTCATCGCGACACTGTTGCGCCGCTACATGAACGACGAGGGACGCCCGACCCTGCGACCGGTCCGGGGAGTCGACCTCGACGACTACACCGAGACGTTGATCCAGCGGTTCTCCAATCCCGCGATCGCCGACACGATCGCCCGCCTCTGTCAGGACTCGTCGGACCGCATCCCCAAATGGCTGGTACCGGTCATTCGGGAGCGTCTGACCGACGGAGGTGACGTCACCCTCGCGGCCGCAGTGGTGGCGAGCTGGACACGCTACGCGGAGGGCGTCGACGAGGACGGGGACGAGATCTCCGTCGTCGACCCGCTCGCGGATCGGCTGATCCCGCTGGCCCGCGAATCCCGTGCCGAGTCATTGGCCTTCGTCTCCGACACCACCCTGTTCGGGGATCTCGCCGAGGACGCCGGATTCACCAAGCCGTATCTGGCGGCGCTGGAGTCGCTGCGTCGTGACGGCGCCCGCGCGACCCTCGAGGAGCTGCTCGGATGA
- a CDS encoding NAD(P)-dependent alcohol dehydrogenase, with protein MHATIDDESDLSIRTMRSSVLHPDGGLTVEDRPVPTPGPGEVLIRVSAVGVCGSDTHYLRHGRIGTHVVETPLVLGHEASGTIVAVGGGVSRSRVGERVSIEPQTPDPASDESRRGLYNLCPHMRFYATPPVDGALCEFVTIGAAFAHSVPDRVSDEAAALCEPLSVAIAAIRKADVGMGDSVLIAGAGPIGLMCAQVARAAGATTIVVSEPDPDRREVARRFGATDVVSPGATVDPVGAFIDASGVEPAVIGAMSALRPAGRAVLVGMGTDTMALPVSLIQNREIVLTGVYRYANTWPTALSLITSGRVDLDSMVTGRFGLDDTRAALDADRIPGSIKAVVYPGMPRHPTSGTDRPTPTTDNT; from the coding sequence ATGCACGCAACAATCGATGACGAGAGTGACCTGTCGATCCGCACGATGCGGTCGAGTGTCCTTCACCCGGACGGCGGTCTGACCGTGGAGGATCGCCCGGTGCCGACACCCGGGCCCGGCGAAGTGCTCATCCGCGTCAGTGCGGTCGGCGTCTGTGGGTCGGACACCCATTACCTGCGACACGGACGGATCGGTACGCATGTCGTCGAGACGCCCCTGGTCCTCGGGCATGAGGCCTCCGGGACGATCGTCGCGGTCGGCGGCGGTGTCTCGCGGTCGCGCGTCGGCGAGCGGGTGTCGATCGAGCCGCAGACACCGGATCCGGCCAGCGACGAATCCCGGCGCGGACTGTACAACCTGTGCCCGCACATGCGCTTCTACGCGACGCCGCCGGTCGACGGCGCGCTCTGCGAGTTCGTGACCATCGGCGCCGCATTCGCGCACTCCGTGCCGGACCGGGTGAGCGACGAGGCGGCCGCACTCTGTGAACCGTTGTCGGTGGCGATCGCAGCCATCCGCAAAGCCGATGTCGGCATGGGTGATTCGGTACTCATCGCCGGCGCGGGGCCGATCGGGCTGATGTGTGCGCAGGTTGCGCGTGCCGCGGGAGCCACCACGATCGTCGTCAGTGAACCCGATCCCGATCGACGCGAGGTCGCGCGCAGGTTCGGTGCCACCGACGTCGTCTCGCCCGGTGCCACGGTCGATCCGGTCGGTGCGTTCATCGACGCGAGTGGTGTGGAACCCGCGGTGATCGGCGCTATGTCTGCGCTCCGTCCCGCGGGGCGAGCGGTGCTGGTCGGCATGGGCACGGACACGATGGCACTTCCGGTGTCGCTCATCCAGAATCGTGAGATCGTGCTCACCGGGGTGTATCGGTACGCGAACACCTGGCCCACCGCGTTGTCCCTGATCACCTCCGGTCGAGTGGATCTCGACTCGATGGTGACCGGCCGCTTCGGCCTCGACGACACGCGGGCGGCCCTCGACGCCGACCGCATCCCGGGCAGTATCAAGGCGGTCGTCTACCCCGGCATGCCCCGCCACCCGACATCCGGCACGGACCGTCCGACACCGACAACCGACAACACGTAA
- a CDS encoding sugar-binding transcriptional regulator — MTTPARTTPDSGHDLRLLVRAATMYHLEGLTQAEIATRLGVSRPTAGRLVARARAQGLVQVTVSAPGHLSASIHTDVERCVEETFGLDEALVIDEIADGTASGNAALGRAGASVLARRIQATDVLGFTWGPEQVAVADAMTANSSCRQVVQMDGSMTSVEYHTGVDHALSRLSDRLHAQPMRLVAPLYADPDTVTALERDSILSQSLSAARSANVMLFGVGSVSTSTTLFEGAFIDAIVLDELDELAAVGEIGGRFYDAHGVAVASTLVDRTVSVPLDSVRACPTSILVSGGEHRRDSILGALRGGYATILVTDLPTAEWLVAQQKGDH, encoded by the coding sequence ATGACGACTCCCGCGAGGACCACACCTGACTCGGGACATGACCTGCGCCTTCTCGTGCGGGCGGCCACCATGTACCACCTCGAGGGGCTGACCCAGGCCGAGATCGCGACACGTCTTGGGGTGTCCCGCCCGACCGCCGGGCGGCTGGTGGCCCGGGCTCGCGCCCAGGGGCTCGTCCAGGTGACCGTGAGCGCGCCGGGGCACCTGAGCGCGTCGATCCACACCGACGTCGAGCGTTGTGTCGAGGAGACGTTCGGGCTCGACGAGGCCCTGGTGATCGACGAGATCGCCGACGGCACCGCGTCGGGCAACGCCGCACTCGGTCGCGCGGGCGCATCGGTACTCGCCCGACGTATCCAGGCGACCGACGTCCTCGGCTTCACCTGGGGACCCGAACAGGTCGCCGTGGCCGACGCGATGACGGCGAACTCGTCGTGCCGACAGGTGGTGCAGATGGACGGTTCGATGACCTCCGTCGAGTACCACACCGGCGTCGACCACGCCCTGTCGCGCCTGTCCGATCGCCTCCACGCCCAACCCATGCGACTTGTCGCGCCGCTGTACGCGGATCCGGACACGGTCACCGCGTTGGAACGGGATTCGATTCTGTCGCAGTCATTGTCAGCGGCGCGATCGGCGAATGTGATGCTGTTCGGCGTCGGCTCGGTGTCCACGTCGACCACTCTTTTCGAGGGTGCGTTCATCGACGCCATCGTGCTCGACGAACTCGACGAACTGGCGGCGGTCGGCGAGATCGGCGGTCGGTTCTACGACGCGCACGGCGTGGCGGTGGCATCGACACTCGTCGACCGGACCGTCTCCGTCCCACTCGACTCGGTTCGCGCCTGCCCCACCTCCATCCTCGTCTCCGGTGGAGAACACCGCCGGGACTCCATTCTCGGCGCGCTGCGCGGCGGTTACGCGACGATCCTCGTCACCGATCTCCCCACCGCGGAATGGCTTGTCGCCCAACAGAAAGGTGATCACTGA
- a CDS encoding ABC transporter substrate-binding protein: MAERPGFARRIRRASRRSRMAAASGAAALALVMTGCSGAGSLTDGGGDAVTVAMVSNSQMQDAVKLSSQFEQQNPGIKLKFVTLSENEARAKITSSVATGGGEFDVVMISNYETPMWAENGWLVNLTPYMDADPSYAADDFIPTLKTALSYKGSMYSAPFYGESSFLMYNKKMFADAGVTLPAKPTWPEVAEAAAKLHRGDVSGICLRGKPGWGELLAPLDTVINAFGGRWFDEDWNAQLTSPEVKKAVQFYVDTVRKDGEPGAASSGFQECGNLLSQGQTAMWYDATSAVSVLESPDTSTIAGDVGYLPAPSMAKSDNGWLYTWSLGIPTSSAKREQAWKFINWMTNRDYIKHVADTLGASHIPPGSRMSTYELPAYKEISAPFADATLSAMTTADQLKPTLKPVPYTGIQFLAIPEFQDLGTRVSQQISAAIAGQISVDTALEQSQKYAETVGKTYQKER, translated from the coding sequence ATGGCCGAAAGACCAGGTTTCGCGCGGCGGATCAGGCGTGCATCGCGCCGTTCCCGCATGGCGGCGGCGTCCGGTGCCGCGGCCCTCGCGCTCGTCATGACCGGATGTTCCGGCGCGGGGTCACTCACCGACGGCGGTGGTGACGCCGTGACGGTCGCGATGGTGTCCAACTCGCAGATGCAGGACGCGGTCAAGCTGTCCAGCCAGTTCGAACAACAGAACCCGGGCATCAAATTGAAGTTCGTCACCCTGTCGGAGAACGAGGCGCGCGCCAAGATCACCTCTTCGGTGGCGACCGGCGGCGGCGAGTTCGACGTGGTGATGATCAGCAACTACGAGACCCCCATGTGGGCCGAGAACGGCTGGCTGGTCAACCTGACGCCCTACATGGACGCCGACCCCTCCTATGCCGCAGACGATTTCATCCCCACTCTGAAGACGGCCCTCTCGTACAAGGGATCGATGTACTCGGCACCGTTCTACGGTGAGTCGTCATTCCTCATGTACAACAAGAAGATGTTCGCCGACGCAGGGGTCACTCTGCCGGCAAAGCCGACCTGGCCCGAGGTCGCCGAGGCCGCGGCGAAGCTTCATCGCGGTGACGTTTCCGGGATCTGCCTACGCGGCAAGCCCGGCTGGGGCGAGTTGCTCGCACCACTGGACACCGTCATCAACGCATTCGGCGGCCGCTGGTTCGACGAGGACTGGAACGCCCAGCTGACCAGCCCCGAGGTGAAGAAGGCCGTGCAGTTCTACGTCGACACCGTACGCAAGGACGGTGAGCCCGGTGCGGCCTCGTCGGGCTTCCAGGAATGCGGCAATCTGTTGTCGCAGGGCCAGACCGCGATGTGGTACGACGCGACATCGGCGGTGTCGGTCCTCGAGAGCCCCGACACCTCGACGATCGCAGGTGACGTCGGCTACCTGCCCGCACCGAGCATGGCCAAGTCCGACAACGGATGGCTCTACACATGGTCGCTCGGCATCCCGACCAGCAGCGCCAAGCGTGAGCAGGCGTGGAAGTTCATCAACTGGATGACCAACCGCGACTACATCAAACACGTCGCCGACACCCTCGGCGCGAGCCACATCCCGCCCGGCAGCCGGATGTCGACGTACGAGCTGCCGGCCTACAAGGAGATCTCTGCGCCGTTCGCCGACGCCACGTTGTCGGCCATGACCACGGCCGACCAGCTCAAGCCCACCCTGAAGCCCGTGCCGTACACCGGCATCCAGTTCCTGGCGATCCCTGAGTTCCAGGATCTCGGAACCCGGGTGAGCCAGCAGATCTCGGCGGCCATCGCAGGCCAGATCAGCGTCGACACGGCGCTCGAACAGAGTCAGAAGTATGCCGAGACCGTCGGCAAGACCTACCAGAAGGAGAGGTGA
- a CDS encoding carbohydrate ABC transporter permease: MATALAQPGADPQPRSDEPLKSHRDHISRAEGWRRRGPLLPALIFMIVVTQIPFVFTLFYSTQSWNLVRPGSRSFVGLDNYFAVFTDGQFWRVTLNTIVLIVGTVLASVILGLIFALLLDRKFLGRGIVRTLLITPFLVTPVAAALLWKTSLLSPTNGLVNWALSPFGVHTDWLSQYPLMSVIAELVWQWTPFMMLLILAGLQSMPHDISEAARVDGATSFRLFRELTLPHLRRFIELGAVLGAIYLVNTFDAVYMMTSGGPGVSSANLPFYIYQRAFLGFDIGQAAAMGVVTVIGTIVVASLALRLIFKSFTGNEEAA; encoded by the coding sequence GTGGCCACCGCACTCGCCCAACCAGGGGCCGATCCACAACCGCGGTCCGATGAACCGCTGAAGTCGCACCGGGATCACATCTCGCGCGCCGAGGGATGGCGCCGACGGGGCCCACTGCTGCCCGCCCTGATCTTCATGATCGTGGTGACCCAGATCCCGTTCGTGTTCACCCTCTTCTACTCGACGCAGTCGTGGAACCTGGTCCGTCCCGGCTCCCGTAGCTTCGTCGGGCTCGACAACTACTTCGCGGTCTTCACCGACGGCCAGTTCTGGCGGGTCACTCTCAACACCATCGTGCTGATCGTGGGTACCGTGCTCGCGTCGGTCATCCTGGGTCTGATCTTCGCCCTGCTGCTCGACCGGAAGTTCCTCGGCCGCGGGATCGTTCGGACGCTGCTGATCACCCCGTTCCTGGTGACCCCGGTCGCGGCCGCGTTGCTCTGGAAGACCAGTCTGCTGTCACCGACGAACGGTCTGGTCAACTGGGCGCTGAGCCCGTTCGGAGTCCACACCGACTGGCTCAGCCAGTACCCGCTGATGAGTGTCATCGCCGAATTGGTCTGGCAGTGGACGCCGTTCATGATGCTGCTGATCCTGGCCGGCCTGCAGTCGATGCCGCACGACATCAGCGAGGCCGCCCGCGTCGACGGTGCCACCAGTTTCCGGCTCTTCCGGGAACTGACCCTGCCGCACCTGCGGAGGTTCATCGAACTCGGTGCGGTGCTGGGCGCGATCTATCTGGTCAACACCTTCGACGCGGTGTACATGATGACCTCCGGTGGTCCCGGGGTGTCGAGTGCGAACCTGCCGTTCTACATCTATCAGCGCGCATTCCTCGGCTTCGACATCGGACAGGCCGCCGCCATGGGCGTGGTCACGGTGATCGGCACGATCGTCGTCGCGTCGCTCGCACTACGCCTGATCTTCAAGAGCTTCACCGGAAACGAGGAGGCAGCCTGA
- a CDS encoding carbohydrate ABC transporter permease, which produces MSTSTETRASSTTVDGVEITRRSNPRGVLLTVFTWILALGFFFPVLWMVLTAFKKESDAATNPPTFIFTPTLEQFKEVFDAGIGTPLMNSLFATIVSTILVLALGVPAAFALSLRPVRKTQDALFFFISTKMLPIVAAIIPLYVIVGRIGMLDNIWTLVILYTAMNLPIAVWMMRSFFLEVPSELLEAASIDGASLWTSVREVILPLISPGIAATALICVIFSWNEFFFAVNMTAVNAQTMPVFLTGFMSGQGLYWAQLSAASVLAALPVVICGWIAQNKLVRGLSFGAIK; this is translated from the coding sequence ATGAGTACCTCAACCGAGACCCGCGCATCGTCGACAACCGTCGACGGGGTGGAGATCACCCGCCGCAGCAATCCACGCGGGGTCCTGCTGACCGTGTTCACCTGGATTCTGGCGCTGGGGTTCTTCTTCCCGGTGTTGTGGATGGTGCTCACCGCGTTCAAGAAGGAAAGCGACGCCGCCACCAACCCACCGACGTTCATCTTCACCCCCACCCTCGAGCAGTTCAAAGAAGTGTTCGACGCCGGTATCGGCACCCCACTGATGAACTCACTGTTCGCCACCATCGTCTCCACCATCCTGGTACTGGCCCTGGGAGTCCCAGCCGCATTCGCCCTCTCACTGCGCCCGGTCCGCAAAACCCAAGACGCACTGTTCTTCTTCATCAGCACCAAAATGCTGCCCATCGTGGCCGCCATCATCCCGCTCTACGTCATCGTCGGACGCATCGGCATGCTCGACAACATCTGGACCCTGGTCATCCTCTACACCGCGATGAACCTACCCATCGCCGTCTGGATGATGCGCTCGTTCTTCCTCGAAGTCCCCAGCGAACTCCTCGAAGCCGCCAGCATCGACGGAGCCAGCCTCTGGACCTCCGTACGCGAAGTGATCCTGCCACTGATCTCCCCCGGCATCGCCGCCACCGCACTGATCTGCGTCATCTTCTCCTGGAACGAGTTCTTCTTCGCCGTCAACATGACCGCCGTCAACGCCCAAACCATGCCCGTATTCCTCACCGGCTTCATGTCCGGACAAGGCCTCTACTGGGCCCAACTCTCCGCAGCCTCCGTCCTGGCCGCCCTACCCGTGGTCATCTGCGGCTGGATCGCCCAGAACAAACTCGTCCGCGGACTCTCGTTCGGCGCCATCAAATAG
- a CDS encoding ABC transporter ATP-binding protein has translation MASITYDNACCVYPGADTLAVDRLNLDITDGEFVVLVGPSGSGKSTALRMLAGLEEIDSGQIRIGGDNMVGVAPKDRDIAMVFQNYALYPNKTVGENMGFALKMRGIGTEERKQKVAEAARLLDLTDYLDRKPAKLSGGQRQRVAMGRAIVREPQVFCMDEPLSNLDAKLRVQTRTQIAALQRRLGTTTVYVTHDQVEAMTMGDRVAVLKNGALQQFATPADLYDRPVNAFVAGFIGSPAMNLFTAPVTDGTITIAGSTVDLDNEAQGLLHKSGLTHVIVGIRPEHLAIGRDNGINADVALLEELGSESYVYAEVKDPTITTLDGDPVTLVARSPHRAPAKLGDAIRLHQADRAVHLFDPTSGNRLV, from the coding sequence ATGGCTTCCATCACCTACGACAACGCCTGCTGCGTCTACCCCGGCGCCGACACCCTCGCCGTCGACCGCCTCAACCTCGACATCACCGACGGCGAATTCGTGGTCCTCGTCGGCCCCTCCGGCTCCGGCAAATCCACCGCCCTACGCATGCTCGCCGGCCTCGAAGAAATCGACTCCGGACAAATCCGCATCGGCGGCGACAACATGGTCGGCGTCGCCCCCAAAGACCGCGACATCGCCATGGTCTTCCAGAACTACGCCCTCTACCCCAACAAAACCGTCGGCGAAAACATGGGCTTCGCCCTCAAAATGCGCGGCATCGGCACCGAAGAACGCAAACAGAAAGTCGCCGAAGCCGCCCGCCTGCTCGACCTCACCGACTACCTCGACCGCAAACCCGCCAAACTCTCCGGCGGCCAACGCCAACGCGTCGCCATGGGCCGCGCCATCGTCCGCGAACCCCAAGTCTTCTGCATGGACGAACCACTGTCCAACCTCGACGCCAAACTCCGCGTCCAAACCCGCACCCAAATCGCCGCCCTACAACGCCGCCTGGGCACCACCACCGTCTACGTCACCCACGACCAAGTCGAAGCCATGACCATGGGCGACCGCGTCGCCGTCCTCAAAAACGGAGCCCTCCAACAATTCGCCACCCCCGCCGACCTCTACGACCGCCCCGTCAACGCCTTCGTCGCCGGCTTCATCGGCTCACCCGCCATGAACCTGTTCACCGCACCCGTCACCGACGGCACCATCACCATCGCCGGCTCCACCGTCGACCTCGACAACGAAGCACAAGGCCTCCTCCACAAATCCGGCCTCACCCACGTCATCGTCGGCATCCGACCCGAACACCTCGCCATCGGCCGCGACAACGGCATCAACGCCGACGTCGCACTCCTCGAAGAACTCGGCAGCGAAAGCTACGTCTACGCCGAAGTCAAAGATCCCACCATCACCACCCTCGACGGCGACCCAGTCACCCTCGTCGCACGCTCCCCCCACCGCGCACCCGCCAAACTCGGCGACGCAATCCGCCTACACCAAGCCGACCGCGCAGTACACCTGTTCGACCCGACCTCGGGCAACCGACTCGTGTAG